A single Anopheles arabiensis isolate DONGOLA chromosome 2, AaraD3, whole genome shotgun sequence DNA region contains:
- the LOC120895138 gene encoding uncharacterized protein LOC120895138, protein MADYDWNEQHRQQVLQGRQILERTSASLARSNQIAIETEHTGHEVINELEVQRESLLRSQRRLENANDDLSKSGAIIRAMKRNVLYNKLILIMIIVMEVVILAGMIALKFM, encoded by the exons ATGGCCGATTACGACTGGAACGAGCAACACCGGCAGCAGGTCCTGCAGGGACGACAGATTCTAGAGCGCACCTCCGCCAGTCTGGCCCGATCGAATCAGATCGCCATCGAGACGGAACATACGGGTCATGAG GTAATAAACGAGCTTGAGGTGCAGCGAGAATCTCTGCTGCGGAGCCAGCGCCGGCTGGAAAATGCCAACGATGATCTGAGCAAATCCGGCGCCATCATCCGTGCGATGAAAAGGAATGTGCTGTACAATAAGCTCATTCTCATCATGATCATCGTGATGGAGGTGGTCATTCTAGCGGGCATGATCGCGCTGAAGTTTATGTAG
- the LOC120895137 gene encoding protein suppressor of hairy wing-like has protein sequence MVGRRSLGGIRTGGTKKEEILLNVQVNGDDEIDLVPVTKQKDYRRSASGVDDREGDEEESDELSDNPDSDPDLLETEDGRLILDMKRSKHCGKCKKLFKSSAEKKDHKYKCPGVVDEVQDVILKERKAAKHANPGEEFHKYCNPNPDNPCYCCGEDVSTAHVGHIRCKFCPKSFKAYEYMERHLSSVHSESDAFPCGYCNAKCSTQSVLDEHVKTHDEGKPFACMACGKDFTRRYHLDRHEKHTKCGTVTKEIAVLPCEVCGKEFTRIDNLREHLRSHMGQGARKRDYQCPYCAKSFYGSSLLNIHIRTHTGEKPFPCDLCPMSFPSTGALRKHRRKHTGERPYRCDECSATFAARETLNRHRKTHTGEKPHECDQCGKRFIQATQLRAHALTHSGENAFQCSECDASFNRKARLNDHIKFTHRGEHPHECDQCPKTFLRKEDLARHLLIHSESKPFECLVCNKFFTTKHAIQLHQRTHDEDNPVQCKVCSGTFKREDCLLRHMRSKHRDYLDQIIEDTEKEKMKKLIAKRDAEKEATVEIDGAVYQITTMEDNPAQTVEVFEVVEIPSSTGTATPIALPPTTSVPYDLLPITEDTEVILGANEEVEFIDKLKTQSTILPPAVVAAKSVKKEKDSLKEVKLLPAPAIVTVAAEPLRTKPAEPVVVATAKPKEAKVVSIKANEVISPPKRQSVPSVSKPGASATTAQQKPETVTPRPAKELPTKAATPSPKQPKEQSNLPTVLAVESVKRVKPEPQVSPPPVALPPAAPRPKEAKTKPLPVAEEPKAKRKRESKSSTTPKRARVMDEDSIPIFLSDDMLEQKISELLQMLMGDDMLTSFGWPDAPVEEVLGRVIRGCGHQPAKGEEVGDHTTRMRENTKILFSVTMDDEDIKALLNNHTVDEVIMHVLKNK, from the exons ATGGTTGGTCGACGATCGCTTGGAGGGATCCGTACAGGGGGTACGAAGAAGGAAGAAATACTGTTAAACGTTCAGGTGAACGGCGATGACGAGATCGATCTGGTGCCCGTCACCAAGCAAAAGGATTACCGACGCAGCGCATCCGGCGTCGACGATCGGGAAGGCGATGAGGAGGAATCGGACGAGCTGTCGGACAATCCGGACTCCGACCCGGACCTGCTGGAGACGGAGGACGGCCGGCTGATACTGGACATGAAGCGCAGCAAGCACTGTGGCAAGTGTAAAAAGCTGTTCAAATCGTCGGCG GAAAAGAAAGACCACAAATACAAGTGCCCGGGCGTGGTGGATGAGGTGCAGGACGTTATACTGAAGGAGCGCAAGGCGGCGAAGCACGCGAACCCGGGCGAAGAGTTCCACAAGTACTGCAACCCGAACCCGGACAATCCGTGCTACTGCTGCGGGGAGGATGTGAGCACCGCCCACGTCGGCCACATTCGGTGCAAGTTTTGCCCGAAGTCGTTCAAAGCGTACGAGTACATGGAGCGGCACCTGAGCTCGGTCCACTCCGAGTCGGACGCGTTCCCGTGCGGCTACTGCAACGCCAAGTGCAGCACGCAGTCGGTGCTGGACGAGCACGTGAAGACGCACGACGAGGGCAAACCGTTCGCGTGCATGGCGTGCGGGAAAGATTTCACCCGCCGCTACCATCTGGACCGGCACGAGAAGCACACCAAGTGTGGCACGGTCACGAAAGAGATCGCGGTGCTGCCGTGCGAGGTGTGCGGGAAGGAGTTTACGCGCATCGACAATCTGCGCGAGCATTTGCGCTCCCACATGGGGCAGGGCGCCCGGAAACGCGACTACCAGTGTCCGTACTGTGCGAAATCGTTCTACGGCTCGTCGCTGCTGAACATACACATCCGGACGCACACGGGCGAGAAGCCGTTCCCGTGCGATCTGTGCCCGATGTCGTTCCCGTCGACCGGTGCGCTGCGGAAGCATCGCCGCAAGCATACGGGCGAGCGGCCGTACCGCTGCGACGAATGTTCGGCCACGTTTGCGGCGCGCGAAACGCTGAACCGGCACCGGAAGACGCACACGGGCGAGAAGCCGCACGAGTGTGACCAGTGCGGCAAGCGGTTCATCCAGGCCACGCAGCTCCGGGCGCACGCACTGACGCACAGTGGCGAGAATGCGTTCCAGTGCAGCGAGTGCGACGCGTCGTTCAACCGGAAGGCGCGGCTGAACGACCACATCAAGTTTACGCACCGGGGCGAACACCCGCACGAGTGTGACCAGTGTCCGAAAACGTTCCTGCGCAAGGAGGATCTGGCGCGCCACCTGCTTATCCATTCGGAGAGCAAGC CGTTTGAATGTTTGGTGTGCAATAAGTTTTTCACCACCAAGCATGCAATCCAGCTACACCAGCGAACGCACGACGAGGACAATCCGGTACAGTGCAAGGTTTGTTCAGGGACGTTCAAGCGGGAAGACTGCTTGCTGCGCCACATGCGCTCGAAACATCG TGACTACTTGGACCAAATCATCGAGGACACCGAGAAGGAAAAGATGAAAAAGCTGATCGCCAAGAGGGACGCGGAAAAGGAGGCGACGGTCGAAATTGACGGCGCCGTCTATCAGATCACAACGATGGAGGACAATCCAGCGCAGACGGTGGAAGTGTTCGAGGTGGTGGAGATTCCGTCCAGCACTGGAACTGCGACGCCCATCGCGCTGCCTCCAACCACCTCGGTCCCGTACGACCTGCTGCCGATCACGGAGGATACGGAGGTCATTTTAGGTGCAAACGAGGAGGTGGAATTTATTGACAAATTGAAGACGCAATCCACCATACTACCACCTGCAGTGGTAGCCGCGAAGAGtgtgaaaaaggaaaaagattcgcTGAAGGAAGTAAAGCTGCTGCCGGCCCCAGCGATCGTGACTGTTGCAGCCGAACCCTTACGTACAAAGCCAGCGGAGCCAGTGGTTGTTGCGACCGCTAAGCCGAAGGAAGCAAAGGTTGTGAGCATTAAGGCCAATGAGGTGATCTCACCACCGAAACGGCAAAGCGTTCCGAGCGTCTCGAAACCGGGCGCAAGTGCTACAACCGCACAACAAAAGCCGGAAACTGTAACACCCCGTCCGGCAAAGGAGCTACCGACGAAGGCGGCAACTCCTTCCCCGAAGCAACCGAAAGAGCAATCGAACCTACCCACCGTGCTGGCGGTGGAAAGTGTGAAGCGTGTCAAGCCGGAACCACAAGTGTCACCACCGCCAGTAGCACTACCGCCGGCAGCTCCGCGTCCGAAAGAAGCAAAGACAAAGCCGCTGCCGGTGGCGGAGGAACCGAAAGCGAAGCGCAAACGTGAATCGAAATCGTCCACCACGCCGAAGCGTGCGCGCGTGATGGACGAGGACAGCATACCGATCTTCCTGAGCGATGATATGCTGGAGCAAAAGATATCGGAACTGCTGCAGATGCTGATGGGCGACGACATGCTGACCAGCTTTGGCTGGCCGGACGCACCGGTGGAGGAGGTGCTGGGCCGCGTCATCCGGGGCTGCGGACATCAGCCGGCAAAGGGCGAGGAGGTCGGCGACCACACGACGCGCATGCGGGAGAACACGAAAATACTGTTCTCCGTTACGATGGACGACGAAGACATTAAGGCGCTGCTGAACAATCACACGGTCGATGAGGTCATCATGCATGTACTGAAGaacaaatga